The following coding sequences are from one Halorubrum sp. BOL3-1 window:
- a CDS encoding sulfatase-like hydrolase/transferase produces MTNIAVVVLDTVRSDAFNEAFEWLPGTWFDAAYSTSHWTGGAHASLFTGMYPSEANVTVADWALSTPDRVLAEQLGAAGYRTRAFSANINVSPAYGYDRGFDVFEGTRDTEYPKSSVFNWYRHLEEHEHPRLAYLTGAAAAMGRGYDTGRSLRFGVAEALAGTSLGDDDDGAGRFRSLAESLSPSGPTFLFANLMEAHQPYRAPPSYRSGEPYDMGPAFEATLRNRFDDPDDALADGVDREHAQPDADRARTAYEDSVRYLSDVYREAFDALSAEFDYVVTLGDHGELFGEHGVWEHGYGVYPEVTNVPLVVTGPDFSDGRTDAPVSLLDVYHTVLSLADGTDPDRRGRDLRAVDDERSVTYLTEYNGVATMRRETLRERGYTPAVIDSVDVEYRGLVADGYYGFETNDGWREVGTPPIESPQEEVATLREAVPDNRDGDETSSVPPEVRRRLEELGYA; encoded by the coding sequence GTGACAAACATCGCGGTCGTCGTACTGGACACCGTCCGCTCGGACGCCTTTAACGAGGCATTCGAGTGGCTCCCCGGGACTTGGTTCGATGCGGCGTACTCGACGAGTCACTGGACGGGTGGCGCACACGCCTCTCTGTTCACTGGCATGTATCCCAGCGAGGCAAACGTGACCGTTGCCGACTGGGCGCTCTCGACACCGGATCGCGTTCTCGCCGAACAGCTCGGGGCGGCAGGCTACCGGACACGCGCATTCTCCGCGAACATCAACGTCTCGCCCGCATACGGATACGATCGCGGATTCGACGTGTTCGAGGGAACACGAGACACAGAGTACCCGAAATCGTCGGTGTTCAATTGGTATCGCCATCTGGAGGAACACGAGCATCCGCGACTGGCGTACCTGACGGGAGCGGCCGCGGCAATGGGTCGAGGATACGATACCGGACGCTCGCTCCGGTTCGGTGTCGCGGAGGCGCTCGCGGGGACTTCGCTGGGTGACGACGACGACGGCGCCGGGCGGTTCCGGAGTCTAGCGGAATCGCTGTCGCCGTCGGGACCAACGTTCCTGTTCGCGAATCTCATGGAGGCACACCAGCCGTACCGTGCGCCCCCGTCGTACCGGTCGGGTGAGCCGTACGACATGGGGCCCGCTTTCGAGGCGACGCTTCGCAACAGATTTGATGACCCTGACGACGCGTTAGCAGACGGTGTTGACAGAGAGCACGCTCAACCGGACGCGGACCGAGCACGAACCGCATACGAGGACTCCGTGCGGTACCTAAGCGACGTCTACCGCGAGGCGTTCGATGCGCTGTCAGCAGAATTCGACTACGTCGTCACGCTCGGTGACCACGGCGAACTGTTCGGTGAACACGGTGTCTGGGAACACGGCTACGGGGTATATCCCGAGGTAACGAACGTCCCGCTGGTCGTCACCGGCCCGGACTTTTCCGACGGGCGGACGGACGCACCGGTGTCGCTGCTCGACGTCTATCACACCGTGTTGTCGCTCGCCGACGGTACGGACCCGGACCGGCGCGGCCGGGACCTCCGAGCGGTCGACGACGAGCGGAGTGTGACGTATCTCACCGAGTACAACGGCGTCGCGACGATGCGCCGCGAAACGCTCCGTGAACGGGGCTATACGCCCGCTGTGATCGATAGCGTCGATGTGGAATACCGAGGGTTGGTCGCGGACGGATATTACGGGTTCGAGACCAACGACGGATGGCGTGAGGTCGGCACGCCACCTATCGAGAGCCCGCAAGAAGAGGTGGCTACCCTCCGAGAGGCCGTTCCGGACAACCGTGACGGCGACGAGACGAGTTCTGTTCCCCCGGAAGTTCGACGCCGGCTGGAGGAACTCGGCTACGCCTGA
- a CDS encoding GTP cyclohydrolase IIa — protein sequence MSVVQLDEYGPWTVEPAPRRETDLQALQARLYADFADFVGRSDGYAFFNRFDNMLGVTNNIDAEEYERFQERVRNRYPVTVSVGIGERETPVEAVEAASTQLQAAGSAQDPERREVLRASETTDSTGDITVGHFDIVDVTGSFTDNEHAAAAGLAIQQAMVALRQRLLSEYDSIAQFVGGDNMIAVCPSLSEDTFGDIVDHVYDQTGVEYQVGIGSGPTAHAAGGQAKQALEHCRETGTRVHEAMAVHQRATDD from the coding sequence ATTTCAGTCGTCCAACTTGACGAGTATGGCCCATGGACTGTCGAGCCAGCGCCGCGGCGGGAGACGGATCTACAAGCGCTTCAGGCGCGTCTCTACGCTGACTTCGCGGACTTCGTCGGCCGCAGCGACGGATACGCGTTTTTCAACCGATTTGATAACATGCTCGGTGTCACCAACAACATCGATGCCGAAGAATACGAGCGGTTTCAAGAGCGTGTTCGTAACCGCTATCCGGTCACTGTCAGCGTCGGCATCGGGGAGCGGGAGACACCGGTCGAAGCGGTTGAAGCGGCGAGCACACAGCTTCAGGCCGCGGGGAGCGCCCAAGATCCCGAAAGACGAGAAGTACTTCGCGCAAGTGAAACGACCGATTCCACCGGCGATATCACGGTCGGGCACTTCGACATCGTCGATGTGACGGGATCGTTCACCGACAACGAACACGCTGCAGCGGCCGGACTCGCGATACAACAGGCGATGGTCGCTCTCAGACAGCGACTCCTGTCCGAGTACGACAGTATCGCACAGTTCGTCGGTGGAGACAACATGATCGCCGTCTGCCCGTCACTAAGTGAGGACACGTTCGGAGACATCGTTGACCACGTATACGACCAGACCGGCGTCGAATATCAGGTCGGTATCGGTTCGGGACCGACGGCTCACGCGGCGGGCGGACAGGCGAAGCAGGCTCTCGAACACTGTAGGGAGACTGGAACAAGGGTCCACGAGGCTATGGCGGTCCACCAACGGGCAACGGATGACTGA
- a CDS encoding zinc-binding alcohol dehydrogenase gives MTEQALVFTGEREVSTQQVDTPAPGENEVSVDADVSAISSGTELLIYRDEAPTGITADSSLETLNGDLSYPLKYGYSLVGTVTDVGGNVENAWMGREVIAFHPHQTRFTVATDSLTPLPPDLDQRAGTLFPSVETATNFLLDGAPKVGERVAVFGAGVIGLCTTRLLAEFPLDSLVVVEPRSSRRELARAFGADETIPPGEVDALFDSVEGDHGSADLVYELSGQPEVLNDAIDVVGYDGRIVVGSWYGSKRSALNLGESFHRDRIDIISSQVSTIDPTLRGRWSKKRRTQVGLDNLRLIDHNSLITDVVPFERARNAYERLDETTEGTIQVLLSYD, from the coding sequence ATGACTGAACAGGCACTCGTCTTCACCGGTGAACGAGAGGTCTCCACCCAGCAGGTGGATACGCCTGCCCCCGGCGAGAACGAAGTGAGTGTTGACGCCGACGTGTCGGCGATCAGTTCGGGAACGGAACTGTTGATTTACCGTGACGAAGCGCCAACCGGGATCACGGCTGACTCGTCGTTAGAGACACTGAACGGCGACCTTTCGTATCCACTCAAATACGGCTACTCGCTGGTCGGAACTGTTACCGACGTAGGGGGCAACGTTGAAAACGCATGGATGGGTCGTGAGGTCATCGCGTTTCACCCACATCAAACTCGATTCACGGTCGCAACGGACAGCCTCACGCCGCTCCCGCCAGACCTCGACCAGCGCGCCGGTACTCTGTTCCCGTCAGTTGAGACGGCCACGAACTTTCTGCTCGACGGTGCCCCGAAAGTCGGCGAACGGGTGGCTGTGTTCGGTGCCGGCGTCATCGGCCTGTGTACTACTCGATTGCTCGCGGAGTTTCCGCTCGACTCACTGGTTGTCGTCGAACCGCGTTCCTCGCGGCGCGAGTTAGCGCGTGCGTTCGGCGCCGACGAGACGATACCACCGGGAGAAGTCGACGCGCTGTTCGACTCCGTAGAGGGCGATCACGGGTCCGCTGATCTCGTTTACGAGCTGTCCGGTCAGCCGGAAGTGCTCAACGACGCAATTGACGTCGTCGGTTACGACGGTCGGATCGTAGTCGGATCGTGGTACGGCTCGAAACGGTCGGCACTCAACCTCGGAGAGTCGTTTCACCGTGACCGCATCGACATTATTTCGAGCCAAGTGAGCACGATCGATCCGACGCTCCGCGGTCGATGGTCGAAGAAGCGACGCACGCAGGTTGGTCTTGATAACCTTCGTCTGATCGACCACAATTCGTTGATAACCGACGTGGTTCCGTTCGAACGGGCCCGAAACGCCTACGAACGGCTTGATGAGACGACTGAAGGGACAATTCAAGTGCTCCTCTCGTACGACTGA
- a CDS encoding 6-carboxytetrahydropterin synthase yields MPANTTTDTNDGTCELMVKREFIAQHYLTVPDPEPPEGDVHSHQFTIEVEFAADSLGEYGYLVNINEVETLLDDIEERYRDTLLNDLPEFEGMNPSVERFARIVCDRFCADLPDDNPDEVTVRIWEDDLAWASHQRTV; encoded by the coding sequence ATGCCAGCCAACACCACGACTGACACCAACGACGGAACGTGCGAACTGATGGTCAAGCGGGAATTCATCGCACAGCACTATTTGACCGTCCCTGACCCGGAACCGCCCGAAGGAGATGTCCACAGCCATCAGTTCACGATCGAGGTCGAGTTTGCCGCCGACTCGCTCGGCGAGTACGGATATCTCGTGAACATCAACGAAGTCGAGACGCTACTCGACGACATTGAGGAGCGATACCGGGATACACTGCTCAACGACCTTCCGGAGTTCGAGGGGATGAACCCGAGCGTCGAGCGCTTCGCTCGCATTGTCTGTGACAGATTTTGTGCGGACCTCCCCGATGATAATCCAGACGAAGTGACAGTTCGGATCTGGGAGGACGACCTCGCGTGGGCGAGTCATCAGAGGACAGTATGA
- a CDS encoding class I SAM-dependent methyltransferase — translation MSDRLFEALPEAPTVGEAGAGTGTTVPWLLERGVTAGSYRGIDLSPTVVAHAQSTQPAVLRRRGYDAVDHETGGAVETFWFEFEVGDALQLLNDQTYDVVIAQQFMDLVSLEPAVDALTAAVKDGGLVYCPLTFDGVTLFQPDHPADDEVQRAYHEAIDSSADRDARAGRHLIDEFSGRAGSLLAVDASDAVVHPRNGEYPDDERYFLNCLLEFVEESVSVETVREVKDWLSARRDQLADGCLSYVGHRYDFLYRTGAK, via the coding sequence GTGTCGGACCGGTTATTCGAGGCTCTCCCTGAAGCGCCGACCGTCGGCGAAGCCGGCGCCGGAACCGGGACGACGGTACCGTGGTTGCTTGAACGAGGGGTAACTGCCGGATCGTATCGAGGCATCGACCTCTCTCCGACGGTAGTCGCTCACGCGCAGTCCACCCAGCCGGCCGTACTCCGGCGTCGCGGGTACGACGCTGTCGACCACGAGACCGGGGGCGCCGTCGAGACGTTTTGGTTCGAGTTCGAGGTCGGCGATGCGTTACAGCTCCTGAACGACCAGACCTACGACGTCGTCATCGCTCAGCAGTTCATGGATCTCGTCTCGCTTGAGCCCGCTGTCGACGCGCTAACAGCGGCGGTCAAGGACGGGGGTCTCGTGTACTGTCCGTTGACTTTCGACGGTGTGACGCTTTTTCAGCCGGATCACCCGGCTGACGACGAGGTACAGCGGGCGTACCACGAGGCGATCGACTCCTCGGCCGATCGAGATGCCCGTGCGGGTCGACACCTGATCGACGAATTCAGCGGCCGAGCCGGGTCGTTACTCGCCGTCGATGCCTCAGACGCCGTTGTCCATCCCCGAAACGGAGAGTACCCTGACGACGAGCGCTACTTTTTGAATTGCTTACTTGAATTCGTTGAGGAGTCGGTCTCCGTGGAGACGGTCCGGGAAGTCAAAGACTGGCTGTCAGCGAGGCGCGACCAGCTCGCAGACGGCTGCCTCTCGTACGTCGGACACAGATACGACTTTTTGTACCGAACAGGTGCGAAGTGA
- a CDS encoding FAD-dependent oxidoreductase — protein sequence MDTTATVESVESVGRDTRALRFRAPDGFAAEPGQFVKLGTEIDGESVARFYTLSSPRVGETFEVTVGIDHEDGGDFSAFLADAETGTEMTLSGPYGDQHYDGEPRAVVIAGGPGIGPAVAIAERALDEGAEAAIVYRDDDVAHADRIDALRERGAAVRLLGADDPLTDAVADALAGSDGETVFVYGFTDLVADAEAAVDAAGGDADAAKVENFG from the coding sequence ATGGACACGACAGCGACGGTCGAGTCGGTCGAGTCGGTCGGTCGCGACACGCGCGCCCTCCGGTTCCGCGCGCCCGATGGGTTCGCGGCCGAACCCGGGCAGTTCGTCAAGCTCGGCACCGAGATCGACGGCGAGTCGGTCGCGCGCTTCTACACCCTCTCGTCGCCCCGGGTGGGCGAGACCTTCGAGGTCACGGTCGGCATCGACCACGAGGATGGCGGTGACTTCTCGGCGTTCCTCGCGGACGCCGAGACCGGCACCGAGATGACCCTCTCCGGTCCCTACGGCGACCAGCACTACGACGGCGAGCCCCGCGCGGTCGTGATCGCGGGCGGACCGGGAATCGGTCCCGCGGTCGCCATCGCGGAGCGCGCGCTCGACGAGGGCGCCGAGGCCGCTATCGTCTACCGCGACGACGACGTCGCCCACGCCGACCGGATCGACGCCCTCCGCGAACGGGGTGCCGCGGTCCGCCTCCTCGGCGCGGACGACCCCCTGACCGACGCCGTCGCCGACGCGCTCGCGGGATCGGACGGCGAGACCGTCTTCGTCTACGGGTTCACGGATCTCGTCGCGGACGCGGAGGCCGCCGTCGACGCGGCCGGCGGCGACGCGGACGCCGCCAAGGTCGAGAACTTCGGATAG
- a CDS encoding 2-oxoacid:acceptor oxidoreductase subunit alpha gives MAADFNWAVGGEAGDGIDSTGKIFAQALSRAGRHVFTSKDFASRIRGGYTAYKVRTSVDKVQSVVDRLDVLIALTPRTIDENLDELHEGSVIIYDGERTTMQDVEIPEGMIGLDVPLKRLAEEAGGAIMRNVVALGAACEVAAFPIENLDSALKKRFKDKGQKLVDNNKEAARAGQSYVAEEYDHEFDYSLETTDEDYVLLNGDEAIGMGAIAAGCRFYAGYPITPATDVMTYLTGRIERYGGHVVQAEDELSAINMALGAARGGARAMTATSGPGIDLMTETFGLIATSETPLVICNVMRSGPSTGMPTKQEQGDLNGMLYGGHGEVPRFVLAPTTIAECFWKTVEAFNLAEKYQLPVYLTADLSMAVTEQTFSPDTFDMDEVEIDRGNVVDETTIDDHMSDSGGFQPHEITDDGISPRAFPGTADGAHMSTGLEHDEQGRRTEDTEMRVKQVDKRNRKVETAREREDWSPREFGDGDADTLVITWGSNEGALAEAVESLDEEGIGVRVLSVPYVFPRPDLSEDVTAAETTVVVECNERGQFADLIEHDVLERVDRINKYDGVRFKADELADEIRATLAEGVEA, from the coding sequence ATGGCTGCGGATTTCAACTGGGCCGTCGGCGGAGAGGCCGGCGACGGCATCGACTCGACGGGGAAGATCTTCGCACAGGCGCTTTCCCGCGCGGGTCGACACGTGTTCACGTCGAAGGACTTCGCATCGCGGATCCGAGGCGGGTACACCGCCTACAAGGTTCGCACGTCCGTCGACAAGGTACAGAGCGTCGTGGACCGGCTCGACGTGCTCATCGCGCTGACTCCCCGGACGATCGACGAGAACCTCGACGAACTCCACGAGGGGTCGGTGATCATCTACGACGGCGAGCGGACGACGATGCAGGACGTCGAGATTCCGGAGGGGATGATCGGTCTCGACGTGCCGCTCAAGCGCCTTGCCGAGGAGGCCGGCGGGGCGATCATGCGGAACGTAGTCGCGCTCGGCGCCGCCTGCGAGGTGGCCGCGTTCCCCATCGAGAACCTCGACTCCGCGCTGAAAAAGCGGTTCAAGGACAAGGGGCAAAAACTGGTCGACAACAACAAGGAGGCCGCGCGCGCCGGCCAGTCGTACGTGGCCGAGGAGTACGACCACGAGTTCGACTACTCACTCGAAACCACAGACGAGGACTACGTCCTCCTCAACGGCGACGAGGCGATCGGCATGGGCGCCATCGCGGCCGGCTGCCGCTTCTACGCCGGCTACCCGATCACGCCCGCGACGGACGTGATGACGTACCTCACGGGCCGCATCGAGCGGTACGGCGGCCACGTCGTCCAGGCGGAAGACGAGCTGTCCGCGATCAACATGGCGCTGGGCGCGGCCCGGGGCGGCGCCCGCGCGATGACGGCGACCTCCGGGCCGGGGATCGACCTGATGACCGAGACGTTCGGACTCATCGCCACCTCGGAGACGCCGCTCGTCATCTGTAACGTGATGCGTTCGGGTCCCTCGACGGGGATGCCGACGAAACAGGAGCAGGGCGACCTCAACGGAATGCTGTACGGCGGCCACGGCGAGGTCCCCCGGTTCGTCCTCGCGCCGACCACCATCGCGGAGTGCTTCTGGAAGACCGTCGAGGCGTTCAATCTCGCTGAGAAGTACCAGCTCCCCGTCTACCTCACGGCCGACCTCTCGATGGCGGTCACCGAACAGACGTTCTCCCCGGACACGTTCGACATGGACGAGGTGGAGATCGACCGCGGCAACGTCGTTGACGAGACGACGATCGACGACCACATGAGCGACTCCGGCGGCTTCCAGCCCCACGAGATCACCGACGACGGGATCTCGCCGCGGGCGTTCCCCGGCACCGCCGACGGCGCACACATGTCCACGGGTCTCGAACACGACGAGCAGGGACGCCGGACCGAGGACACCGAGATGCGCGTCAAGCAGGTCGACAAGCGCAACCGGAAGGTGGAGACCGCCCGCGAGCGCGAGGACTGGAGTCCGCGCGAGTTCGGCGACGGAGACGCCGACACCCTCGTGATCACGTGGGGGTCGAACGAGGGCGCGCTCGCGGAGGCGGTGGAGTCCCTCGACGAGGAGGGTATCGGCGTGCGAGTACTCTCGGTCCCGTACGTCTTCCCGCGGCCGGATCTCTCGGAGGACGTCACGGCCGCCGAGACGACGGTCGTCGTCGAGTGTAACGAACGCGGGCAGTTCGCGGACCTGATCGAACACGACGTGCTCGAACGGGTCGACCGGATAAACAAGTACGACGGCGTGCGGTTCAAGGCCGACGAACTCGCAGACGAGATCAGAGCGACCCTCGCGGAGGGGGTGGAGGCGTAA
- a CDS encoding 2-oxoacid:ferredoxin oxidoreductase subunit beta, whose amino-acid sequence MSSDIRFTDFKSDKQPTWCPGCGDFGTMNGMMKGLAETGNDPDNTFVVAGIGCSGKIGTYMHSYALHGVHGRALPVGTGVKMARPDIEVMVAGGDGDGYSIGAGHFVHAVRRNVDMTYVVMDNRIYGLTKGQASPTSREDFETSTSPEGPKQPPVNPHALALASGATFIAQSFSSDALRHQEIIQEAIEHDGFGFVNVYSPCVTFNDVDTYDYFRDSLVDLKETDHDPTDREDAKDVILDNKKEHQGVMYRDESSVPYHEKHGVDEDMSVIPDGAPESATDLVREFY is encoded by the coding sequence ATGAGCTCAGACATTCGATTCACCGACTTCAAGTCCGACAAGCAGCCGACCTGGTGTCCGGGATGCGGCGACTTCGGCACGATGAACGGGATGATGAAGGGTCTCGCGGAGACGGGCAACGATCCCGACAACACCTTCGTCGTCGCCGGCATCGGCTGTTCCGGCAAGATCGGCACGTACATGCACAGCTACGCGCTCCACGGTGTTCACGGGCGCGCGCTCCCGGTCGGGACCGGCGTGAAGATGGCCCGGCCCGACATCGAAGTGATGGTCGCCGGCGGCGACGGCGACGGCTACTCCATCGGCGCGGGCCACTTTGTCCACGCCGTCCGGCGCAACGTCGACATGACGTACGTCGTGATGGACAACCGCATCTACGGGCTGACGAAGGGACAGGCCTCCCCGACCTCCCGCGAGGACTTCGAGACGTCGACGAGTCCCGAGGGACCGAAACAGCCACCGGTCAACCCGCACGCGCTGGCGCTCGCCTCCGGGGCGACGTTCATCGCGCAGTCGTTCTCCTCGGACGCGCTCCGCCACCAAGAGATCATCCAAGAGGCCATCGAACACGACGGGTTCGGCTTCGTGAACGTCTACTCGCCGTGCGTCACCTTCAACGACGTCGACACCTACGACTACTTCCGCGACTCGCTGGTCGACCTGAAGGAGACGGACCACGACCCGACCGACCGCGAGGACGCGAAGGACGTCATCCTCGATAATAAAAAAGAGCATCAAGGCGTCATGTATCGAGACGAGTCGTCGGTCCCGTACCACGAGAAACACGGGGTCGACGAGGACATGTCGGTTATTCCGGACGGCGCTCCCGAGAGCGCGACCGACCTCGTCCGCGAGTTCTACTGA
- a CDS encoding digeranylgeranylglycerophospholipid reductase yields the protein MVDRYDVAIAGAGPAGAQCARDLATRGYDVVVLETESEDEFPRQSNKSTAGTFPSMMSAFGVPDDVVMSYTDDVVLESPNEYYESYQPGAVLDFAEFKRFLVADGRESGAEYRFDARVSRPVLDDDGVIEGVRYNGDEELYADVVVDATGPAAPLASALDVVDLERENQAIGIEYEMEGVEMNHPEYADLRRAMMLRLDHDIAPGGYSWIFATGEDTAKVGICYIQNDRHREFAESGKTVDGYLDDWVSRDPRFADAEQIDETVHRGSAHIQMPDQMHTDRFLAIGDTVPSIDPLWGEGIHTGMKSARAAAATVDRCLTDSKRRLDAESLAVYERLWHRDVAPRMRARLMLTRLLYLAPNERYDRLMRDLRRTDENTLEKANQGDKPAMAKLLHLDDLPLLTKFARERLDV from the coding sequence ATGGTTGACCGCTACGACGTCGCGATCGCCGGCGCGGGTCCGGCGGGCGCGCAGTGCGCTCGCGACCTGGCGACGCGCGGCTACGACGTCGTCGTCTTAGAGACGGAGTCGGAAGACGAGTTCCCGCGACAGAGCAACAAGTCGACCGCAGGCACGTTCCCGTCGATGATGTCCGCGTTCGGGGTCCCCGACGACGTCGTGATGTCGTACACCGACGATGTCGTGTTGGAGTCGCCCAACGAGTACTACGAGAGCTATCAGCCTGGGGCGGTCCTGGATTTCGCGGAGTTCAAGCGGTTCCTCGTCGCGGACGGCCGCGAGAGCGGTGCCGAGTACCGCTTCGACGCGCGCGTCTCGCGCCCGGTCCTCGACGACGACGGCGTCATCGAGGGCGTCCGGTACAACGGCGACGAGGAGCTGTACGCCGACGTCGTGGTCGACGCCACCGGTCCGGCCGCACCGCTGGCGAGCGCGCTCGACGTCGTCGACCTCGAACGCGAGAACCAGGCGATCGGGATCGAGTACGAGATGGAGGGCGTCGAAATGAACCACCCCGAGTACGCGGACCTCCGACGGGCGATGATGCTCCGACTGGACCACGACATCGCGCCCGGCGGCTACTCGTGGATCTTCGCGACCGGCGAGGACACCGCGAAGGTCGGTATCTGTTACATCCAGAACGACCGCCACCGCGAGTTCGCGGAGTCGGGGAAGACGGTCGACGGCTACCTCGACGACTGGGTGAGCCGCGACCCCCGTTTCGCCGACGCCGAGCAGATCGACGAGACGGTCCACCGCGGCTCCGCGCACATCCAGATGCCCGATCAGATGCATACGGACCGCTTCCTCGCGATCGGCGACACCGTCCCGTCCATCGACCCGCTGTGGGGCGAGGGGATCCACACGGGCATGAAGTCGGCCCGCGCCGCGGCGGCCACCGTCGATCGGTGTCTCACCGACTCGAAGCGTCGCCTCGACGCGGAGAGCCTCGCGGTCTACGAGCGGCTCTGGCACCGCGACGTGGCCCCGCGGATGAGAGCGCGGCTGATGCTCACGCGACTGCTGTACCTCGCGCCCAACGAGCGGTACGACCGGCTCATGCGTGACCTCCGTCGGACGGACGAGAACACGCTCGAAAAGGCGAACCAGGGCGACAAGCCGGCGATGGCGAAGCTGCTCCACCTCGACGACCTCCCGCTGTTGACGAAGTTCGCGCGCGAGCGGCTGGACGTGTGA
- the citZ gene encoding citrate synthase, with protein sequence MADDLKRGLEGVLVAESDLSYVDGEVGKLVYRGYDIEDLARGASYEEVLYLLWHGSLPTAAELDAFAADLAAEREVGDDVIETVRSLADAGERPMAALRTATSMLSAYDPDGGESADADATLRQGRRITAKIPTVLAAFERARQGEEPVAPDPDLSHAGNFLYMLTGTEPDAVSEETFDMALTLHADHGLNASTFTAMVIGSTMADVYSGVTGGIGALSGPLHGGANQDVMEVLHEIDASSKDPVEWVKDTRGGGGRIPGFGHRVYKVKDPRAVILEEKLRDLAESSGDTKWLDYTTAIEEHLTDQGLVEKGIAPNVDFYSGSVYDTLGIPVDMYTPIFAMSRAGGWIAHVAEYQEDNRLIRPRARYTGPEDAEFVPLDDR encoded by the coding sequence ATGGCTGACGATTTAAAACGCGGGCTTGAGGGCGTCCTCGTCGCGGAGTCGGACCTGAGCTACGTCGACGGCGAGGTCGGAAAGCTCGTGTATCGCGGGTACGACATCGAGGACCTCGCCCGCGGCGCGAGCTACGAGGAGGTGCTGTATCTGCTGTGGCACGGTTCTCTCCCTACCGCCGCGGAACTCGACGCGTTCGCCGCCGACCTCGCGGCCGAGCGCGAGGTAGGCGACGACGTCATCGAGACTGTCCGGTCCCTCGCGGACGCCGGAGAGCGACCGATGGCGGCGCTCCGAACCGCGACGTCGATGCTGTCGGCGTACGACCCCGACGGCGGCGAGAGCGCCGACGCCGACGCCACCCTCCGTCAGGGTCGCCGGATCACGGCGAAGATCCCGACGGTCCTCGCCGCGTTCGAGCGCGCCCGCCAGGGCGAGGAACCGGTCGCGCCCGACCCGGACCTCTCGCACGCCGGGAACTTCCTCTACATGCTCACCGGAACCGAGCCGGACGCCGTGAGCGAGGAGACGTTCGACATGGCGCTGACCCTCCACGCCGACCACGGTCTCAACGCCTCGACGTTCACCGCGATGGTGATCGGGTCGACGATGGCGGACGTCTACTCCGGCGTCACCGGCGGTATCGGCGCGCTCTCCGGTCCCCTCCACGGCGGCGCCAACCAGGACGTGATGGAGGTGCTCCACGAGATCGACGCCTCCTCGAAGGACCCCGTCGAGTGGGTGAAAGACACCCGTGGCGGCGGCGGACGCATCCCCGGGTTCGGGCACCGCGTCTACAAGGTGAAGGACCCCCGCGCGGTGATCCTCGAAGAGAAGCTCCGCGACCTCGCCGAGTCGTCGGGCGACACCAAGTGGCTCGACTACACCACCGCCATCGAGGAGCACCTCACCGATCAGGGCCTCGTCGAGAAGGGAATCGCCCCGAACGTCGACTTCTACTCCGGCTCCGTCTACGACACGCTCGGAATTCCCGTCGATATGTACACCCCCATCTTCGCGATGAGCCGCGCCGGCGGCTGGATCGCCCACGTCGCGGAGTACCAGGAGGACAACCGTCTCATCCGTCCCCGCGCCCGGTACACCGGTCCCGAGGACGCGGAGTTCGTCCCCCTCGACGACCGATAG